One genomic region from Phoenix dactylifera cultivar Barhee BC4 unplaced genomic scaffold, palm_55x_up_171113_PBpolish2nd_filt_p 000046F, whole genome shotgun sequence encodes:
- the LOC103710074 gene encoding uncharacterized protein LOC103710074 isoform X12, giving the protein MNRLPPSQMHLLAPNPAADSRMYVHCRHAAASPSFLFLYALKAIICLSSSFVQRKEKGGCTRKLGGFKRLGRLDLQWAIEEGVEVVAEEPAKPVPPRGSGSKRSRAAEVHNLSEKRRRSRINEKMKALQNLIPNSNKTDKASMLDEAIEYLKQLQLQVQQMLSMRNGLNHPMYLFGALQPLPASQMCMGFGADNGTAMSMGLGMLPLNQDSAARNSFDPSNRSTPSHRSIVIPSVKNVSNPENSCKMEPSQSHQAPFQLPASAEEIFTEDMVARPQLAAGQTTRNLPENEMKCIAVAASQHFGGQPSSLVDDDNLEECAIGRERPEDMLSKDPENLILVQHLHGMRHEVYSVGEAIYVYCKTENLRYII; this is encoded by the exons ATGAACAGACTCCCCCCGTCCCAAATGCATCTGCTGGCCCCGAACCCTGCAGCAGACTCGCGTATGTATGTACACTGCAGGCATGCAGCAGCCTCCCCGTCTTTTCTCTTTCTATATGCATTAAAGGCCATTATTTGCTTAAGCTCGAGCTTTGtccaaagaaaagagaagggtgGATGTACTAGAAAATTAGGTGGTTTTAAAAGGCTCGGCAGACTAGACTTGCAGTGGGCTATAGAG GAGGGCGTGGAGGTGGTGGCCGAGGAGCCCGCGAAGCCGGTTCCGCCTCGAGGTTCCGGCTCCAAGAGAAGCAGGGCTGCCGAGGTTCACAATTTGTCCGAGAAG AGGAGGAGAAGCAGAATCAATGAGAAGATGAAAGCGCTGCAGAATCTGATTCCCAATTCTAACAAG ACCGACAAGGCTTCCATGCTGGATGAGGCCATCGAGTATCTCAAACAGCTACAGCTCCAAGTACAG CAGATGTTGTCAATGAGGAATGGTTTAAATCACCCCATGTATCTATTTGGAGCATTACAACCTTTGCCGGCTTCCCAGATGTGCATGGGATTCGGTGCAGATAATGGCACAGCAATGAGCATGGGATTAGGCATGCTGCCCCTGAACCAAGATTCAGCTGCTCGGAACTCATTTGATCCATCAAATCGGTCCACACCTTCCCATCGATCTATAGTCATACCCAGTGTAAAAAATGTCAGTAATCCAGAAAATTCCTGCAAGATGGAGCCatcacagtctcaccaggcccCTTTTCAGTTACCTGCATCTGCAGAG GAGATATTCACAGAAGACATGGTGGCAAGGCCGCAATTAGCTGCAGGTCAGACTACTAGGAATCTGCCGG AGAACGAGATGAAGTGCATAGCTGTCGCAGCTTCACAACATTTTGGTGGGCAACCATCATCACTAGTGGATGATGACAATTTGGAAGAATGTGCCATAGGTAGAGAAAGGCCAGAAGATATGCTATCCAAGGACCCAGAAAACCTGATTCTTGTTCAGCATTTGCATGG CATGCGGCATGAAGTCTACTCCGTCGGTGAAGCAATCTATGTCTACTGTAAAACAGAAAATTTAAG ATATATCATTTGA
- the LOC103710074 gene encoding transcription factor SPATULA-like isoform X11 — translation MGDPSSSSSRGSSGATWSFSGPPPPSSASSSSGQHHQGLISLMGHVPPPAAVRMPFPSCRPSSGAGGESGGRSLPQGQDLEAHDCESEEGVEVVAEEPAKPVPPRGSGSKRSRAAEVHNLSEKRRRSRINEKMKALQNLIPNSNKTDKASMLDEAIEYLKQLQLQVQMLSMRNGLNHPMYLFGALQPLPASQMCMGFGADNGTAMSMGLGMLPLNQDSAARNSFDPSNRSTPSHRSIVIPSVKNVSNPENSCKMEPSQSHQAPFQLPASAEEIFTEDMVARPQLAAGQTTRNLPENEMKCIAVAASQHFGGQPSSLVDDDNLEECAIGRERPEDMLSKDPENLILVQHLHGMRHEVYSVGEAIYVYCKTENLRYII, via the exons ATGGGCGAccccagcagcagcagcagccgaGGCAGCAGCGGCGCCACTTGGTCATTTTCTggccccccccctccctcctccgctTCATCCTCTTCCGGCCAGCACCATCAGGGCCTCATCTCCTTGATGGGTCACGTCCCTCCTCCGGCGGCGGTGCGGATGCCCTTTCCGTCTTGCCGTCCCTCCTCCGGCGCCGGCGGCGAAAGCGGCGGACGCTCCCTCCCCCAGGGCCAGGATCTTGAAGCTCACGATTGCGAGAGCGAG GAGGGCGTGGAGGTGGTGGCCGAGGAGCCCGCGAAGCCGGTTCCGCCTCGAGGTTCCGGCTCCAAGAGAAGCAGGGCTGCCGAGGTTCACAATTTGTCCGAGAAG AGGAGGAGAAGCAGAATCAATGAGAAGATGAAAGCGCTGCAGAATCTGATTCCCAATTCTAACAAG ACCGACAAGGCTTCCATGCTGGATGAGGCCATCGAGTATCTCAAACAGCTACAGCTCCAAGTACAG ATGTTGTCAATGAGGAATGGTTTAAATCACCCCATGTATCTATTTGGAGCATTACAACCTTTGCCGGCTTCCCAGATGTGCATGGGATTCGGTGCAGATAATGGCACAGCAATGAGCATGGGATTAGGCATGCTGCCCCTGAACCAAGATTCAGCTGCTCGGAACTCATTTGATCCATCAAATCGGTCCACACCTTCCCATCGATCTATAGTCATACCCAGTGTAAAAAATGTCAGTAATCCAGAAAATTCCTGCAAGATGGAGCCatcacagtctcaccaggcccCTTTTCAGTTACCTGCATCTGCAGAG GAGATATTCACAGAAGACATGGTGGCAAGGCCGCAATTAGCTGCAGGTCAGACTACTAGGAATCTGCCGG AGAACGAGATGAAGTGCATAGCTGTCGCAGCTTCACAACATTTTGGTGGGCAACCATCATCACTAGTGGATGATGACAATTTGGAAGAATGTGCCATAGGTAGAGAAAGGCCAGAAGATATGCTATCCAAGGACCCAGAAAACCTGATTCTTGTTCAGCATTTGCATGG CATGCGGCATGAAGTCTACTCCGTCGGTGAAGCAATCTATGTCTACTGTAAAACAGAAAATTTAAG ATATATCATTTGA
- the LOC103710074 gene encoding transcription factor bHLH77-like isoform X2 — protein MGPCHVGAVLGPGGLCARGGAQRGRTSQIAEQRFRDLSLYPPSSFSFSSSIRSWIFVPFLLPRATFDGFALLLTDGRTDGRMDGRTRGKKHARRLLENEGVEVVAEEPAKPVPPRGSGSKRSRAAEVHNLSEKRRRSRINEKMKALQNLIPNSNKTDKASMLDEAIEYLKQLQLQVQMLSMRNGLNHPMYLFGALQPLPASQMCMGFGADNGTAMSMGLGMLPLNQDSAARNSFDPSNRSTPSHRSIVIPSVKNVSNPENSCKMEPSQSHQAPFQLPASAEEIFTEDMVARPQLAAGQTTRNLPENEMKCIAVAASQHFGGQPSSLVDDDNLEECAIGRERPEDMLSKDPENLILVQHLHGMRHEVYSVGEAIYVYCKTENLRYII, from the exons ATGGGGCCGTGCCACGTGGGTGCCGTGTTGGGTCCGGGAGGCCTGTGCGCGCGAGGAGGAGCGCAGCGAGGACGGACCTCTCAAATCGCTGAGCAGCGCTTTCGGGATCTCTCTCTCTACCCTCcctcttccttttccttctcctcctcgattcGTTCGTGGATTTTCGTCCCTTTTCTTTTACCGCGTGCGACGTTTGATGGCTTTGCTCTTCTCCTGACGGACGGACGGACGGACGGACGGATGGACGGACGCACGAGAGGGAAAAAACACGCACGCAGATTGCTGGAAAAT GAGGGCGTGGAGGTGGTGGCCGAGGAGCCCGCGAAGCCGGTTCCGCCTCGAGGTTCCGGCTCCAAGAGAAGCAGGGCTGCCGAGGTTCACAATTTGTCCGAGAAG AGGAGGAGAAGCAGAATCAATGAGAAGATGAAAGCGCTGCAGAATCTGATTCCCAATTCTAACAAG ACCGACAAGGCTTCCATGCTGGATGAGGCCATCGAGTATCTCAAACAGCTACAGCTCCAAGTACAG ATGTTGTCAATGAGGAATGGTTTAAATCACCCCATGTATCTATTTGGAGCATTACAACCTTTGCCGGCTTCCCAGATGTGCATGGGATTCGGTGCAGATAATGGCACAGCAATGAGCATGGGATTAGGCATGCTGCCCCTGAACCAAGATTCAGCTGCTCGGAACTCATTTGATCCATCAAATCGGTCCACACCTTCCCATCGATCTATAGTCATACCCAGTGTAAAAAATGTCAGTAATCCAGAAAATTCCTGCAAGATGGAGCCatcacagtctcaccaggcccCTTTTCAGTTACCTGCATCTGCAGAG GAGATATTCACAGAAGACATGGTGGCAAGGCCGCAATTAGCTGCAGGTCAGACTACTAGGAATCTGCCGG AGAACGAGATGAAGTGCATAGCTGTCGCAGCTTCACAACATTTTGGTGGGCAACCATCATCACTAGTGGATGATGACAATTTGGAAGAATGTGCCATAGGTAGAGAAAGGCCAGAAGATATGCTATCCAAGGACCCAGAAAACCTGATTCTTGTTCAGCATTTGCATGG CATGCGGCATGAAGTCTACTCCGTCGGTGAAGCAATCTATGTCTACTGTAAAACAGAAAATTTAAG ATATATCATTTGA
- the LOC103710074 gene encoding uncharacterized protein LOC103710074 isoform X13 has protein sequence MNRLPPSQMHLLAPNPAADSRMYVHCRHAAASPSFLFLYALKAIICLSSSFVQRKEKGGCTRKLGGFKRLGRLDLQWAIEEGVEVVAEEPAKPVPPRGSGSKRSRAAEVHNLSEKRRRSRINEKMKALQNLIPNSNKTDKASMLDEAIEYLKQLQLQVQMLSMRNGLNHPMYLFGALQPLPASQMCMGFGADNGTAMSMGLGMLPLNQDSAARNSFDPSNRSTPSHRSIVIPSVKNVSNPENSCKMEPSQSHQAPFQLPASAEEIFTEDMVARPQLAAGQTTRNLPENEMKCIAVAASQHFGGQPSSLVDDDNLEECAIGRERPEDMLSKDPENLILVQHLHGMRHEVYSVGEAIYVYCKTENLRYII, from the exons ATGAACAGACTCCCCCCGTCCCAAATGCATCTGCTGGCCCCGAACCCTGCAGCAGACTCGCGTATGTATGTACACTGCAGGCATGCAGCAGCCTCCCCGTCTTTTCTCTTTCTATATGCATTAAAGGCCATTATTTGCTTAAGCTCGAGCTTTGtccaaagaaaagagaagggtgGATGTACTAGAAAATTAGGTGGTTTTAAAAGGCTCGGCAGACTAGACTTGCAGTGGGCTATAGAG GAGGGCGTGGAGGTGGTGGCCGAGGAGCCCGCGAAGCCGGTTCCGCCTCGAGGTTCCGGCTCCAAGAGAAGCAGGGCTGCCGAGGTTCACAATTTGTCCGAGAAG AGGAGGAGAAGCAGAATCAATGAGAAGATGAAAGCGCTGCAGAATCTGATTCCCAATTCTAACAAG ACCGACAAGGCTTCCATGCTGGATGAGGCCATCGAGTATCTCAAACAGCTACAGCTCCAAGTACAG ATGTTGTCAATGAGGAATGGTTTAAATCACCCCATGTATCTATTTGGAGCATTACAACCTTTGCCGGCTTCCCAGATGTGCATGGGATTCGGTGCAGATAATGGCACAGCAATGAGCATGGGATTAGGCATGCTGCCCCTGAACCAAGATTCAGCTGCTCGGAACTCATTTGATCCATCAAATCGGTCCACACCTTCCCATCGATCTATAGTCATACCCAGTGTAAAAAATGTCAGTAATCCAGAAAATTCCTGCAAGATGGAGCCatcacagtctcaccaggcccCTTTTCAGTTACCTGCATCTGCAGAG GAGATATTCACAGAAGACATGGTGGCAAGGCCGCAATTAGCTGCAGGTCAGACTACTAGGAATCTGCCGG AGAACGAGATGAAGTGCATAGCTGTCGCAGCTTCACAACATTTTGGTGGGCAACCATCATCACTAGTGGATGATGACAATTTGGAAGAATGTGCCATAGGTAGAGAAAGGCCAGAAGATATGCTATCCAAGGACCCAGAAAACCTGATTCTTGTTCAGCATTTGCATGG CATGCGGCATGAAGTCTACTCCGTCGGTGAAGCAATCTATGTCTACTGTAAAACAGAAAATTTAAG ATATATCATTTGA
- the LOC103710074 gene encoding transcription factor SPATULA-like isoform X8: MGDPSSSSSRGSSGATWSFSGPPPPSSASSSSGQHHQGLISLMGHVPPPAAVRMPFPSCRPSSGAGGESGGRSLPQGQDLEAHDCESEVEGVEVVAEEPAKPVPPRGSGSKRSRAAEVHNLSEKRRRSRINEKMKALQNLIPNSNKTDKASMLDEAIEYLKQLQLQVQQMLSMRNGLNHPMYLFGALQPLPASQMCMGFGADNGTAMSMGLGMLPLNQDSAARNSFDPSNRSTPSHRSIVIPSVKNVSNPENSCKMEPSQSHQAPFQLPASAEEIFTEDMVARPQLAAGQTTRNLPENEMKCIAVAASQHFGGQPSSLVDDDNLEECAIGRERPEDMLSKDPENLILVQHLHGMRHEVYSVGEAIYVYCKTENLRYII; encoded by the exons ATGGGCGAccccagcagcagcagcagccgaGGCAGCAGCGGCGCCACTTGGTCATTTTCTggccccccccctccctcctccgctTCATCCTCTTCCGGCCAGCACCATCAGGGCCTCATCTCCTTGATGGGTCACGTCCCTCCTCCGGCGGCGGTGCGGATGCCCTTTCCGTCTTGCCGTCCCTCCTCCGGCGCCGGCGGCGAAAGCGGCGGACGCTCCCTCCCCCAGGGCCAGGATCTTGAAGCTCACGATTGCGAGAGCGAGGTG GAGGGCGTGGAGGTGGTGGCCGAGGAGCCCGCGAAGCCGGTTCCGCCTCGAGGTTCCGGCTCCAAGAGAAGCAGGGCTGCCGAGGTTCACAATTTGTCCGAGAAG AGGAGGAGAAGCAGAATCAATGAGAAGATGAAAGCGCTGCAGAATCTGATTCCCAATTCTAACAAG ACCGACAAGGCTTCCATGCTGGATGAGGCCATCGAGTATCTCAAACAGCTACAGCTCCAAGTACAG CAGATGTTGTCAATGAGGAATGGTTTAAATCACCCCATGTATCTATTTGGAGCATTACAACCTTTGCCGGCTTCCCAGATGTGCATGGGATTCGGTGCAGATAATGGCACAGCAATGAGCATGGGATTAGGCATGCTGCCCCTGAACCAAGATTCAGCTGCTCGGAACTCATTTGATCCATCAAATCGGTCCACACCTTCCCATCGATCTATAGTCATACCCAGTGTAAAAAATGTCAGTAATCCAGAAAATTCCTGCAAGATGGAGCCatcacagtctcaccaggcccCTTTTCAGTTACCTGCATCTGCAGAG GAGATATTCACAGAAGACATGGTGGCAAGGCCGCAATTAGCTGCAGGTCAGACTACTAGGAATCTGCCGG AGAACGAGATGAAGTGCATAGCTGTCGCAGCTTCACAACATTTTGGTGGGCAACCATCATCACTAGTGGATGATGACAATTTGGAAGAATGTGCCATAGGTAGAGAAAGGCCAGAAGATATGCTATCCAAGGACCCAGAAAACCTGATTCTTGTTCAGCATTTGCATGG CATGCGGCATGAAGTCTACTCCGTCGGTGAAGCAATCTATGTCTACTGTAAAACAGAAAATTTAAG ATATATCATTTGA
- the LOC103710074 gene encoding transcription factor SPATULA-like isoform X10: MGDPSSSSSRGSSGATWSFSGPPPPSSASSSSGQHHQGLISLMGHVPPPAAVRMPFPSCRPSSGAGGESGGRSLPQGQDLEAHDCESEEGVEVVAEEPAKPVPPRGSGSKRSRAAEVHNLSEKRRRSRINEKMKALQNLIPNSNKTDKASMLDEAIEYLKQLQLQVQQMLSMRNGLNHPMYLFGALQPLPASQMCMGFGADNGTAMSMGLGMLPLNQDSAARNSFDPSNRSTPSHRSIVIPSVKNVSNPENSCKMEPSQSHQAPFQLPASAEEIFTEDMVARPQLAAGQTTRNLPENEMKCIAVAASQHFGGQPSSLVDDDNLEECAIGRERPEDMLSKDPENLILVQHLHGMRHEVYSVGEAIYVYCKTENLRYII, translated from the exons ATGGGCGAccccagcagcagcagcagccgaGGCAGCAGCGGCGCCACTTGGTCATTTTCTggccccccccctccctcctccgctTCATCCTCTTCCGGCCAGCACCATCAGGGCCTCATCTCCTTGATGGGTCACGTCCCTCCTCCGGCGGCGGTGCGGATGCCCTTTCCGTCTTGCCGTCCCTCCTCCGGCGCCGGCGGCGAAAGCGGCGGACGCTCCCTCCCCCAGGGCCAGGATCTTGAAGCTCACGATTGCGAGAGCGAG GAGGGCGTGGAGGTGGTGGCCGAGGAGCCCGCGAAGCCGGTTCCGCCTCGAGGTTCCGGCTCCAAGAGAAGCAGGGCTGCCGAGGTTCACAATTTGTCCGAGAAG AGGAGGAGAAGCAGAATCAATGAGAAGATGAAAGCGCTGCAGAATCTGATTCCCAATTCTAACAAG ACCGACAAGGCTTCCATGCTGGATGAGGCCATCGAGTATCTCAAACAGCTACAGCTCCAAGTACAG CAGATGTTGTCAATGAGGAATGGTTTAAATCACCCCATGTATCTATTTGGAGCATTACAACCTTTGCCGGCTTCCCAGATGTGCATGGGATTCGGTGCAGATAATGGCACAGCAATGAGCATGGGATTAGGCATGCTGCCCCTGAACCAAGATTCAGCTGCTCGGAACTCATTTGATCCATCAAATCGGTCCACACCTTCCCATCGATCTATAGTCATACCCAGTGTAAAAAATGTCAGTAATCCAGAAAATTCCTGCAAGATGGAGCCatcacagtctcaccaggcccCTTTTCAGTTACCTGCATCTGCAGAG GAGATATTCACAGAAGACATGGTGGCAAGGCCGCAATTAGCTGCAGGTCAGACTACTAGGAATCTGCCGG AGAACGAGATGAAGTGCATAGCTGTCGCAGCTTCACAACATTTTGGTGGGCAACCATCATCACTAGTGGATGATGACAATTTGGAAGAATGTGCCATAGGTAGAGAAAGGCCAGAAGATATGCTATCCAAGGACCCAGAAAACCTGATTCTTGTTCAGCATTTGCATGG CATGCGGCATGAAGTCTACTCCGTCGGTGAAGCAATCTATGTCTACTGTAAAACAGAAAATTTAAG ATATATCATTTGA
- the LOC103710074 gene encoding uncharacterized protein LOC103710074 isoform X4, with protein MSRHPNSACSLSCLPCPSRPASSPNLSLFSLLYCTSLPVRPGRTSVSVSVSVSVSASIWRSLNPSLICLAKAARLSVRAVTWTKPRIRRSGKRMGPCHVGAVLGPGGLCARGGAQRGRTSQIAEQRFRDLSLYPPSSFSFSSSIRSWIFVPFLLPRATFDGFALLLTDGRTDGRMDGRTRGKKHARRLLENEGVEVVAEEPAKPVPPRGSGSKRSRAAEVHNLSEKRRRSRINEKMKALQNLIPNSNKTDKASMLDEAIEYLKQLQLQVQQMLSMRNGLNHPMYLFGALQPLPASQMCMGFGADNGTAMSMGLGMLPLNQDSAARNSFDPSNRSTPSHRSIVIPSVKNVSNPENSCKMEPSQSHQAPFQLPASAEEIFTEDMVARPQLAAENEMKCIAVAASQHFGGQPSSLVDDDNLEECAIGRERPEDMLSKDPENLILVQHLHGMRHEVYSVGEAIYVYCKTENLRYII; from the exons aTGTCGAGGCATCCGAACAGCGCTTGCTCTCTGTCTTGCTTGCCGTGTCCGAGCCGGCCTGCCTCGTCGCcgaatctctctcttttttctctcttgtaTTGTACATCATTGCCCGTCCGTCCTGGTAGAACTTCTGTCTCTGTCTCTGTCTCTGTCTCTGTCTCTGCCTCAATTTGGCGGAGCCTAAACCCCAGCCTCATCTGCCTCGCGAAAGCGGCGCGACTCTCGGTCCGTGCCGTTACCTGGACAAAGCCTCGGATACGGAGATCTGGCAAGCGAATGGGGCCGTGCCACGTGGGTGCCGTGTTGGGTCCGGGAGGCCTGTGCGCGCGAGGAGGAGCGCAGCGAGGACGGACCTCTCAAATCGCTGAGCAGCGCTTTCGGGATCTCTCTCTCTACCCTCcctcttccttttccttctcctcctcgattcGTTCGTGGATTTTCGTCCCTTTTCTTTTACCGCGTGCGACGTTTGATGGCTTTGCTCTTCTCCTGACGGACGGACGGACGGACGGACGGATGGACGGACGCACGAGAGGGAAAAAACACGCACGCAGATTGCTGGAAAAT GAGGGCGTGGAGGTGGTGGCCGAGGAGCCCGCGAAGCCGGTTCCGCCTCGAGGTTCCGGCTCCAAGAGAAGCAGGGCTGCCGAGGTTCACAATTTGTCCGAGAAG AGGAGGAGAAGCAGAATCAATGAGAAGATGAAAGCGCTGCAGAATCTGATTCCCAATTCTAACAAG ACCGACAAGGCTTCCATGCTGGATGAGGCCATCGAGTATCTCAAACAGCTACAGCTCCAAGTACAG CAGATGTTGTCAATGAGGAATGGTTTAAATCACCCCATGTATCTATTTGGAGCATTACAACCTTTGCCGGCTTCCCAGATGTGCATGGGATTCGGTGCAGATAATGGCACAGCAATGAGCATGGGATTAGGCATGCTGCCCCTGAACCAAGATTCAGCTGCTCGGAACTCATTTGATCCATCAAATCGGTCCACACCTTCCCATCGATCTATAGTCATACCCAGTGTAAAAAATGTCAGTAATCCAGAAAATTCCTGCAAGATGGAGCCatcacagtctcaccaggcccCTTTTCAGTTACCTGCATCTGCAGAG GAGATATTCACAGAAGACATGGTGGCAAGGCCGCAATTAGCTGCAG AGAACGAGATGAAGTGCATAGCTGTCGCAGCTTCACAACATTTTGGTGGGCAACCATCATCACTAGTGGATGATGACAATTTGGAAGAATGTGCCATAGGTAGAGAAAGGCCAGAAGATATGCTATCCAAGGACCCAGAAAACCTGATTCTTGTTCAGCATTTGCATGG CATGCGGCATGAAGTCTACTCCGTCGGTGAAGCAATCTATGTCTACTGTAAAACAGAAAATTTAAG ATATATCATTTGA
- the LOC103710074 gene encoding transcription factor bHLH77-like isoform X1, with the protein MGPCHVGAVLGPGGLCARGGAQRGRTSQIAEQRFRDLSLYPPSSFSFSSSIRSWIFVPFLLPRATFDGFALLLTDGRTDGRMDGRTRGKKHARRLLENEGVEVVAEEPAKPVPPRGSGSKRSRAAEVHNLSEKRRRSRINEKMKALQNLIPNSNKTDKASMLDEAIEYLKQLQLQVQQMLSMRNGLNHPMYLFGALQPLPASQMCMGFGADNGTAMSMGLGMLPLNQDSAARNSFDPSNRSTPSHRSIVIPSVKNVSNPENSCKMEPSQSHQAPFQLPASAEEIFTEDMVARPQLAAGQTTRNLPENEMKCIAVAASQHFGGQPSSLVDDDNLEECAIGRERPEDMLSKDPENLILVQHLHGMRHEVYSVGEAIYVYCKTENLRYII; encoded by the exons ATGGGGCCGTGCCACGTGGGTGCCGTGTTGGGTCCGGGAGGCCTGTGCGCGCGAGGAGGAGCGCAGCGAGGACGGACCTCTCAAATCGCTGAGCAGCGCTTTCGGGATCTCTCTCTCTACCCTCcctcttccttttccttctcctcctcgattcGTTCGTGGATTTTCGTCCCTTTTCTTTTACCGCGTGCGACGTTTGATGGCTTTGCTCTTCTCCTGACGGACGGACGGACGGACGGACGGATGGACGGACGCACGAGAGGGAAAAAACACGCACGCAGATTGCTGGAAAAT GAGGGCGTGGAGGTGGTGGCCGAGGAGCCCGCGAAGCCGGTTCCGCCTCGAGGTTCCGGCTCCAAGAGAAGCAGGGCTGCCGAGGTTCACAATTTGTCCGAGAAG AGGAGGAGAAGCAGAATCAATGAGAAGATGAAAGCGCTGCAGAATCTGATTCCCAATTCTAACAAG ACCGACAAGGCTTCCATGCTGGATGAGGCCATCGAGTATCTCAAACAGCTACAGCTCCAAGTACAG CAGATGTTGTCAATGAGGAATGGTTTAAATCACCCCATGTATCTATTTGGAGCATTACAACCTTTGCCGGCTTCCCAGATGTGCATGGGATTCGGTGCAGATAATGGCACAGCAATGAGCATGGGATTAGGCATGCTGCCCCTGAACCAAGATTCAGCTGCTCGGAACTCATTTGATCCATCAAATCGGTCCACACCTTCCCATCGATCTATAGTCATACCCAGTGTAAAAAATGTCAGTAATCCAGAAAATTCCTGCAAGATGGAGCCatcacagtctcaccaggcccCTTTTCAGTTACCTGCATCTGCAGAG GAGATATTCACAGAAGACATGGTGGCAAGGCCGCAATTAGCTGCAGGTCAGACTACTAGGAATCTGCCGG AGAACGAGATGAAGTGCATAGCTGTCGCAGCTTCACAACATTTTGGTGGGCAACCATCATCACTAGTGGATGATGACAATTTGGAAGAATGTGCCATAGGTAGAGAAAGGCCAGAAGATATGCTATCCAAGGACCCAGAAAACCTGATTCTTGTTCAGCATTTGCATGG CATGCGGCATGAAGTCTACTCCGTCGGTGAAGCAATCTATGTCTACTGTAAAACAGAAAATTTAAG ATATATCATTTGA
- the LOC103710074 gene encoding transcription factor SPATULA-like isoform X9, with the protein MGDPSSSSSRGSSGATWSFSGPPPPSSASSSSGQHHQGLISLMGHVPPPAAVRMPFPSCRPSSGAGGESGGRSLPQGQDLEAHDCESEVEGVEVVAEEPAKPVPPRGSGSKRSRAAEVHNLSEKRRRSRINEKMKALQNLIPNSNKTDKASMLDEAIEYLKQLQLQVQMLSMRNGLNHPMYLFGALQPLPASQMCMGFGADNGTAMSMGLGMLPLNQDSAARNSFDPSNRSTPSHRSIVIPSVKNVSNPENSCKMEPSQSHQAPFQLPASAEEIFTEDMVARPQLAAGQTTRNLPENEMKCIAVAASQHFGGQPSSLVDDDNLEECAIGRERPEDMLSKDPENLILVQHLHGMRHEVYSVGEAIYVYCKTENLRYII; encoded by the exons ATGGGCGAccccagcagcagcagcagccgaGGCAGCAGCGGCGCCACTTGGTCATTTTCTggccccccccctccctcctccgctTCATCCTCTTCCGGCCAGCACCATCAGGGCCTCATCTCCTTGATGGGTCACGTCCCTCCTCCGGCGGCGGTGCGGATGCCCTTTCCGTCTTGCCGTCCCTCCTCCGGCGCCGGCGGCGAAAGCGGCGGACGCTCCCTCCCCCAGGGCCAGGATCTTGAAGCTCACGATTGCGAGAGCGAGGTG GAGGGCGTGGAGGTGGTGGCCGAGGAGCCCGCGAAGCCGGTTCCGCCTCGAGGTTCCGGCTCCAAGAGAAGCAGGGCTGCCGAGGTTCACAATTTGTCCGAGAAG AGGAGGAGAAGCAGAATCAATGAGAAGATGAAAGCGCTGCAGAATCTGATTCCCAATTCTAACAAG ACCGACAAGGCTTCCATGCTGGATGAGGCCATCGAGTATCTCAAACAGCTACAGCTCCAAGTACAG ATGTTGTCAATGAGGAATGGTTTAAATCACCCCATGTATCTATTTGGAGCATTACAACCTTTGCCGGCTTCCCAGATGTGCATGGGATTCGGTGCAGATAATGGCACAGCAATGAGCATGGGATTAGGCATGCTGCCCCTGAACCAAGATTCAGCTGCTCGGAACTCATTTGATCCATCAAATCGGTCCACACCTTCCCATCGATCTATAGTCATACCCAGTGTAAAAAATGTCAGTAATCCAGAAAATTCCTGCAAGATGGAGCCatcacagtctcaccaggcccCTTTTCAGTTACCTGCATCTGCAGAG GAGATATTCACAGAAGACATGGTGGCAAGGCCGCAATTAGCTGCAGGTCAGACTACTAGGAATCTGCCGG AGAACGAGATGAAGTGCATAGCTGTCGCAGCTTCACAACATTTTGGTGGGCAACCATCATCACTAGTGGATGATGACAATTTGGAAGAATGTGCCATAGGTAGAGAAAGGCCAGAAGATATGCTATCCAAGGACCCAGAAAACCTGATTCTTGTTCAGCATTTGCATGG CATGCGGCATGAAGTCTACTCCGTCGGTGAAGCAATCTATGTCTACTGTAAAACAGAAAATTTAAG ATATATCATTTGA